One genomic region from Desulfobulbaceae bacterium encodes:
- a CDS encoding methyl-accepting chemotaxis protein: TSGSEQVGAAAGQVSSSAQSLAEGASEQAAALEETSASMEEMTSMTRQNSDNASQADSLMREALSVINTADKSMDEMSTSMEEISTASQETSRIVKTIDEIAFQTNLLALNAAVEAARAGEAGAGFAVVADEVRNLAMRAADAAKNTAALIEGIVTKVNSGKAIVTKTNSAFKEVAESSAKVGSLVGEISAASKEQSTGFGQISQAITQMDSVTQQNSATAEESAAASEELNAQAAVMMGAVAGLRALVDGAGSAQPVERSRTQLSRPVVARPAPKAVSRKALAAPAASVKKKAPADIIPMDGDDNFEDF; this comes from the coding sequence ACCAGTGGTTCCGAGCAGGTTGGTGCCGCAGCCGGGCAGGTTTCGTCATCAGCCCAGTCTTTGGCTGAAGGGGCCTCGGAACAGGCCGCTGCCCTGGAAGAGACCTCAGCGTCCATGGAAGAGATGACTTCCATGACCAGGCAGAATTCTGACAATGCCTCTCAAGCAGATAGTTTGATGCGTGAGGCCTTGAGTGTAATTAACACCGCTGATAAATCCATGGACGAGATGAGTACATCTATGGAGGAGATTTCAACAGCCAGTCAAGAGACCTCAAGAATTGTTAAAACCATTGATGAGATTGCCTTTCAGACCAACCTGCTGGCCTTAAACGCAGCGGTTGAAGCTGCCCGGGCTGGAGAGGCGGGGGCCGGTTTTGCTGTGGTTGCCGATGAGGTTAGAAATCTTGCCATGCGTGCCGCTGATGCCGCTAAAAATACGGCAGCACTTATAGAAGGCATTGTTACCAAGGTTAACTCCGGAAAAGCAATTGTTACCAAAACTAATAGCGCCTTTAAAGAAGTTGCCGAGAGTAGTGCCAAGGTCGGCAGTCTGGTTGGTGAGATTTCTGCGGCTTCAAAAGAACAGTCTACCGGCTTTGGTCAAATCAGCCAGGCTATCACCCAAATGGATTCAGTGACACAGCAGAACTCGGCAACAGCCGAAGAGTCGGCGGCTGCCTCGGAAGAACTTAATGCCCAGGCGGCAGTGATGATGGGCGCCGTCGCTGGACTCCGGGCCCTTGTTGATGGTGCGGGTTCCGCTCAGCCTGTAGAGAGATCAAGAACACAACTCTCCAGGCCTGTAGTTGCAAGGCCAGCTCCGAAAGCGGTTTCGCGCAAGGCCTTAGCTGCGCCGGCAGCATCGGTAAAAAAGAAAGCCCCAGCAGACATCATACCAATGGATGGCGACGATAATTTTGAAGATTTTTAG